The genomic segment tgaggaaaggaacaatgtttatgagatgaacaacttaggTGAAGTCCTGAAACTTTTGCACAAAAAAACACACTTGTAATCGCTTACAAgtgcttggtaaacgattacacgaacaaaatctgggttttgtacagaaacttgtattGCAAGAGCCagctgtggtaacctaggtgaccatagtcaaaatttttaattttttggcataaattcAATGATTTTCACTCCATTTtattgtttaagtgtgagtaaaGGCTgagaagtcatgtttgggcaccccatgattgaggaaaggaacaatgtttatgagattagcaacttaggtgaagtcctgaaacttctgcaccaaaagacacacttgtaatcgtttacaggtgcttggtaaacgattacacgaacaaaatttgGGTTTTTTACAGAAACTTGTATTGCAAGAGCCagctgtggtaacctaggtgaccagagtcaaaatttttaattttttggcataaattcAATGGTTTTCACTcgattttgttgtttaagtgtgagtagaggctgagaagtcatgtttgggcacctcATGATTGAGGAAAAGAACAATGTTTATTAGATGAGCAACTTAGGTGAAGTCCTAAAACTTGTGCACCAAAAAacacacttgtaatcgtttacaggtgCTTGGTAAACAATTACACGAATAAAATCTGGGTTTTGTACAGAGACATGAATTGTAGGAgtcagttgtggtaacctaggtgatcatagtaaaaaaatgtaattttttggcataagtCTAGTGGTTTTcactttattttgttgtttaagtgtgagtagaggttGGAAAGTCttgtttgggcaccccatgattgaggaaaggaacaatgtttggGCACCACCTAGGTTACAAGTGtgttttttggtgcagaagtttcaGGATTTCACTTAAGTTGGTAAACCATTGGATTAATTTAAAAGACTTATTAATATTGCGCGTTCCTTTGTCataaaaaacacacacaacgtaaataaaataacattacacaTAAAGTAATCATGAAAGCTATGATCTTATTGCAATAACAatctatacatatatatatcaTTGTTTGTTACAATCTGTACATATAACAATCTTATTGGAAAAAATCTATCTTCCTctaaatacaaacaaaatttatacaaatgGAAACAATCCTAGACCACGTATTTCTAAACTTGTGGTCATGAACACATCAAAAACAGTAAATGGGACCAATTGTTGACTAACTCTAAAACTAACATCATGCTCAGCCCAGCGTTGGACCATCaccttcaataatttcaaattcacctcCAAATGGCTTAGAATATGCAAACACCACCGAAATGGAATCATCTTAATGCGCTCTACATGAGTGTGTCCTAGTAAGCTATTCATTTCAACAATGCTGGATGAATCCATCGAGATACGAAGGAGCCACTAcaaaacattaacaaaaaaatattattaactaagATTCAGAGGATAACACAtcatctataaaaataaaaaattacatttcatcTTACATTTCCTTTTTGGGCTGCCATTGGACCTGCAGTtataacataaacaaaacaacaatgtTCGAGAAGATGGTTAGGATTCACGAAAGAACAAAATGTCAATGCTGGAGAAGATGGTTAGGGTTCTCGTAGTTCTACTTACCAAAAAACACCACGACAGCGAGAAGGCACAATACCAATGGTGGATAGGGACATCGAAGAGGGCTTCAATGGTGCACAAGACAGACGTCCAAGACAACGAGAAGGCACAAAACCAACGGTCGAGTAAAAGGTGAGTCTTTAGGGTTTGAACACGAGAGAGATGAGAGAACGAGAGAGATGAGGGAACGCGAGAGATGAGGGAACGCGAGAGATGAGAGATGAGGGAACGCGAGAGATGAGAGAGAGCGATAACACATCAAACTGCGAATGAAAGAAGAATAGGGAAAGCACGAAACAAAATTTCATATTCCCTTCCCATAATACTCTCGCCTCAtcaattgtatatatttttttttcaacatcaGCCAATTGACAACCTCCACATGGCGTTATGAAATCGGTTGCAAAAAAACGTTGCTAAAGAAGcgttttcatttaatatattgtCTTCTTGAATTTTCTCCCAtcatcattttatctttaaagATGTTTTGATGAGTTTAAAAACATGTACGAATAAGTTATAAAGTATATTAGTCcttaattaacattatttattttgccTTAACATGATAGTTTTATTTAggtaaatattttaagatgatATAATTTTGAGCCCACAATAGTATagaatacaaaataatattgtgggtttaaaattatatcatcttaaaatatttaccTAAATAAAACTATCATGTTAAggcaaaataaataatgttaattaagGACTAATATACTTGAgacttaataaaaaaacatttagatCAGACTTAGAATACTataaatagaatatattttatgagatatattgtttattaatttgtaCATTTATCATGCATGTTCTTCACTTGAATGTCAAAGTCTTTTTTATGTgggaatatttttttattttatgaacatCGTGACCTTTCATCTATATTCCGAGATCTCAATTAAGAAAACaacattacataataaaaagaattgGGAAACTGTTGATTggataaaaatatcttaactgaataattatacaaattatttttaatctcttacttttaaattattgagGATAAGAAAAATTTCAGTGAAAAGTGGAAactgaaaatttgattttggaCTATGATGACTTAACATAGAAGGCTTCCAAAATTGCTTTACAACTAAAGATGTTTCCCATGAGTTTACAGCAAGATCCTATCTGTATATCCAATAGCAATTTGCAAACTCTATAAAAGTGGTGTAAAaaagtagaaagaaaaagaaataaatgtttttttctttatttaaatagtCGCCTTCAAGTACAGTATTTCCCTGTGCTCGTTTAAATAGTTATGCTAGTTATCTCATTTTGTTTTATGCATATGTCTacaagtataaaaaaaagttttattttatttttatctttctctctTGCTGAGACAAAAATATGAAGCCAGAGAAAATGTAAAACACGtcataataaatagaaaaaattgaaaatattcatGATATTTTGAGACATGGAATTTTATAAGAAATGTTTAATTATGCTTTGgttgatttttgtaaaaaaaatcttaaatagattctccaatttttatttttatcaattaggtttctattttttaaaatgttctgTAAATAGGTTATAATTGTTAACGGGGCAAAATCGTTAACGAAAGAGTCACACTCAtgtatatatgaagtttttaattACATGGTGACGTTGATTTTTGTTAATGTTACGGAGAATATTAGGTGTTAGTTTTAAGTATTTATTGCTTAACGACTTGATACTTCTTTTTATGTTTGGCACACACGTGGTGGATATAgatattcataattatttttaaagttaaagaaaacaaCTCCTAAGTATCTCCAAATCTTAagattttacaaatttatttgtcataattatcatttaaattaataataaagagtttaaattaaataacgCTATGAGTaataatagatatttattttttcagaaagaAATTAAACGtgtgttttcaaaattaaaataaacttaatttgaGCCCAGTTGATTAATAATTCCACGAGGAGTAATGGAATCCAAACTGCtaacaaaaattattctaattGATAAAGATTGAACCTACATAAACCTAAAGTTTCATGGGTGCATTTagttttgtaatattaaaaaacgGGGAAAAAAAAGGATTGACTATCAATTTCTTCTCTAgcttaaattatttgtattttttttttcattatttcttcTGGATCAATTAAgtctttatgtttttaaaaatgaataaagttagtcttttaattgattttcttcTCTTTAAATTTTTGGTATAATGGAATAACCCGTCCCACTTTAATTACATTTTCATTAACTATACATTAAAATTTCAACTTTGTagaaatgatgaaaattttaattagaaactTAAAAGCTAGCAGAAAATAAGATGATTAAGAAAATTAGGAAAATTAAAGTAGGATTATGAAAATACATTAAACCTTATTATGTGTTAATAAAGCCTATGATTACTACAACCTATGAGAATATATTCTCGAAATTCCTAAAAGTAAAACCTTTGAAACATTTGGTTCATCAATATATGTATATGATGTGAAGGAAAATAAAACCAAGTTGAAAAGGCAAAAACGGAATCAAGTATGTGTCCACTAACAAAGGAATTAAATTtgcataaaagaaaattgaacgATTCCCGTTGAATTACGTCTAAACTGAGACCACCGTGTTTTCACATTCTTTTTCCCAATGCAGGTTCTTCTTTTCATGAAACCCTTCTTCaacttttcaattttcttcttttaaattataaataaataataaataaattattctcttATGCTTCAAACCCTTCCCtcaactctctctttctctgctTTTTAAGCCATCCGCATCTTTCTCACCACTCTTCTGTCTTCTTCTCTTTTCGCTGGAACACTAAAATCCCTTCTTCTCTCTTTGAAGCTCCAATGGCAGCAACAGAATCTAAAGCGGAACCCAAAGAAGCCGAAGAGCGCGTAGAAGGAGAACCCATCGCATGCAAGGTAAAACATCGTTCCATCTTTTACATTTCTTTATTCGCTTAACAACGCCCAGTACTCTCCAACAGGTTCTGAACTTCTTACGCTTCTGTCTCCCAGACCGTGGCGTTGAGGGTCTCCATCCACTGCCAAGGCTGCAAAAAGAAAGTCAAGAAAATTCTCCAAGCCATTTACGGTAACGTAACCACCTTCAAAGCCAAACACTCGTTTTCAGTTTCCCACCTTTTCCTCCTTCTTTGTTGCACAACACTCGTTACTCTTCCGTGCTGCAGGTGTTTACGACATAGACATCGATCAGAAGCAACATAAAGTGGTGGTAACTGGGAACGTTGATGGCGAGCTGTTGATTTGGAAATTGACCAAGGCGGGGAAGCATGCAGAGTTGTGGCCTGAAAAGGCAGATTCCGGAAAGAAAAAGCAAGTGAGTTCAGAGAGCAAAGAGAAGCGACAGAGCGACGCAGAAAGCAGCGAAGGGATTAAGGAAAACGATAAAGAAGATGTTAAGGTTGTTGCGCAAGACCCATCCAAAAACGCGGAAGGTAGCAACGATAAAAATAATAGTACCAAAAGTAAATCCGTTAAAAAAAACAGCGACGGATGCGCCGCCGGTAAAGCCGCTATTCAGTTGCAAGAGCCAAAACCGGAGGTGAGGCAGACGGTGGTGTTACAACCGGCCGGACCGGTAACCGAAAAAAAAGTGAGCATCGCCGTTCAAGTTCCTAACGACAATGAAGCAACCGGGAATGAGAATACAACCGGTGGAGCCGGTGCCAGTGGAgcgaaaaagaagaaaaagaaggtgaCGGCTACCGGGAAAGAGAGTAATAACAACAACGGGAACGACGTTGCCAGTGATGCCAAAGCTAAAGAAGGTTCAAGTAACCAGTCAAATGGTCAAGGTCATGTTCATGAGCCAGCGGTTCCAGTTTCAAGTTCAGTTCCTTTTGTGATCCCAACCAATGATAATGCGACACGTCATCACCACTTTTACCGTGATTACCCACCGCATTACTATGCCCCTCCTCCTGCTCCTCCGCAAGTTGTTCATAGTGTGAGCTACCACACGGCGCATCCTAGCAGCAGCTACGGCGCTGCGTACTATGCCCCTACGCGACCGATTTCGTACGCCCACGTGGTGCGCCCTGGGTACGAAGTGGAGCCTCCACCCTACATGTACGACACGGAATCGTATGCTCCATCGTATACTTCATCGTATGCTCCATCGTATGCTTCATCGTATGCTTCATCGTATGCTTCATCGTATGCTCCATCGCAGCCGTCGGATTCTTTCGAGCTCTTCAGCGATGAAAATCCTAATGCGTGCTCACTCATGTGAATGTGAGTTGCATTGCACGTAAACATTTTATTCAAGTAATTTTGTAATGCTTGAAGATATACAAGAATATTATCACTGGCCTcctttttattaattactatattttagtgaaaaaaactatttctttttttatggaAAGGATGAAAAGTAAGGTACAATAATGGGTCAATGTGGCTCTGAGCCTTCGGTTTTTGTTCAGTGGCTGTTCTTGCTTTTTACTTCCATATCATGACTacactaatataatatatatgtatatgcatATGTGTATAgtaaattggaaattaaaattattggaCTTGTTATGGTACCCCACATGCTCCACTACCTCATATCCATCACTTTACAATGGGGGGATATATGCTTCTTATAGACTCATAGGTGTGATGAGGTGGGGTGGGCCAAATGGAAGAACTTCTGAAAATGAAGTTCAAAATGAGAATAGACTCTATTAAAATTGGCCTTATTACTTGTGAAatttctaaaacatttttttttatgacagGTTACATTAAGCATGAGATTATgagattaattatttgttaatggTTTGATATTGATGGTGATAATGGATTCTATACATTATGTTAAAATAGATTTTGATGTCGCCTTAGAAGAATAATGATTATTGAATTAATCAGTTTATACGTTTATAATTCAATTTCGGATATGGGCCATGTTGTACCTACCCTGCCTCAGAGAGGAACATATTCCCTGCATGGCATGGGAAGAACACCTTTTTTGAGTTTCAACTTTGTGCTACAATAAAATGAAGTGTTACAGAAATCAATTGACACATATCAGTACTTGGCAAACTTGTTTTGTTGCAAAAATCAATGCTGCAATAATTGGCTGAAACCATTGCAGCACTTGAGTTAGTAAATATTTACAGTAAAAAACAAGTTAATGACAGTCACATCAGGTCCTTTTAAGAGGATTCTGAAGGAAAAGCTTATGGAATAATAGTGATGAGGAAGTTTAGTAACAAATATTATAATGCTGCCCAAATTGTATATTCTTTCTTGTCTTATCATTTTTTCCTTGAGGAATCCGATTCCTTTTATTAAAGATTCAATCTACCTTCGTACATAAGCCTCACAAGGCTATTCATTCACACCTTCAACCTTATCAGAACATAATGTTCAAGGAGAGTTGTAAATGTCATACAcatcttttccatttttttatattttaagaattgaattttaacattaattcaattctacaaaattaatttataagatgaTGTTTGCACCATTTATATTTtgcacttatttatatattaaaaatctattttattttatatgatattttaatatgagATCGTCAATATATCTTCTAATGTTAAGGTATTATGTCTTATGTTTTGAATGTagaacttaaatattaaattagactttaataaattcatctattgtataaaaaaaaatttgtattatcTTCTATTATGCTTTCAAAATacattgatattgatattttaattttttcattattggaGAGGGTTAGAAGGAAGCATACACAACACTTGAAACTTTTGTGGTAAATTAGGGACACTATTTCTCTACTTCTTCAATTgaaactttttcattttctttataatttttattttgtgaagATTCTTAATCTTTATTGCTAGAGAACGTTGATAatgttaacattattttttataggtTTATTACTAAGAGTATATGTATAGTtgatatatatgtaaatttattttaatttctttattacttaaatactaaaaataaataataccaaatatttttatttattttatggatGATTGGCAacttatctaatattttttaaagtttaatagatcgttttattaatatttaatgaatcaaaattaatttttttcataactaagtatatcttaataatattattaaaaaaaaaactacattgGCCTTCTAAGATAGTTATTGGGTAACCgatgtaaaataaaacaatgataAACTAGCCATTATTTACAAGTTTCATATGTTATAATGGTTTAGTAAAGATAATTTCTAAGTAATTTGTTTTCTTGACATTGAAAGTAATATTTTACAGATCTTTTATTGAACAATCAACACATGAAGGTAATTAAAACATCACTTTTTCCTCTTTGTAAGCacactagttttttttttttttttcatttccacaAACACCTTCGTTCTCATTTTTTTCCACTCCTTCGTCATTGTCGCTAGTCGCACTCTTCCTTTTTCTATTGTCAGCATACTTCATCTCCTCCAAATTCGTCAAGTCACTCTCGAGTCTTTTCCTCTTTACGACATTCTATCTTTTTTAACTCTACTTTTTATTGTTACTAACTTTTTTTACTATACTACTTATAAGTTAGAATGACTATTGTCGTACATGAATATTTCATTtcaatgatttaaaaattttgttgcACAGTTATTGCATAAGGTGCATCCAATTATACAACCACTACTAATTCAAGTAATTCCAGTATGACTTTAGATATTCCCAGTGTACCCATGTGAAGACGTAAATGTTATTATTCGTTCATTCTCAAATATCGTTAGTTTAAGTCAAAATCGTGTttggtaaaaacagatgaaaaTTCCTATATCAAATACacaacaattaatgaagaaattTGACGTTCGTTTGTTAAGAGTCATCTAGTTGAGGGATgatttaatttactttaaattatacatacatatgtaAATTGATAATTAAGTATAGGCTAAACTAATTCATAATTTTGGTCAATTATCTTATTGGGTCATTAGTACACAATAAGTCTTCTAATGCACCTAAtagactttggtattgaagaaaCCGTAAAACCATGagatgacatttttttaaattttgcgAATATATAAGTCTTGGTTTACCAAAAATTGAAGTCATATATATCTTTTTACCTCGGTTACCAAATAACTGAAACTTAAATGGTtgtcaaattttcaaaatatttcaaaaaaattgtgattttttttatttatttatctaaattttttttattgtaatatctttataaatcattcaaaacataCTTTATAGGGCCAAAAACTGCTTTGGCCCTCAAACATCTCTCAAAgactttaattaacttttaaaataattagtttcaCCAAAGTTGAAGGTCGAGGTAGGTCGGCCAAGGCCAAAGGCAGAGATAGTCCGGTTAGGTTCA from the Vigna angularis cultivar LongXiaoDou No.4 chromosome 3, ASM1680809v1, whole genome shotgun sequence genome contains:
- the LOC108324875 gene encoding heavy metal-associated isoprenylated plant protein 35, yielding MAATESKAEPKEAEERVEGEPIACKTVALRVSIHCQGCKKKVKKILQAIYGVYDIDIDQKQHKVVVTGNVDGELLIWKLTKAGKHAELWPEKADSGKKKQVSSESKEKRQSDAESSEGIKENDKEDVKVVAQDPSKNAEGSNDKNNSTKSKSVKKNSDGCAAGKAAIQLQEPKPEVRQTVVLQPAGPVTEKKVSIAVQVPNDNEATGNENTTGGAGASGAKKKKKKVTATGKESNNNNGNDVASDAKAKEGSSNQSNGQGHVHEPAVPVSSSVPFVIPTNDNATRHHHFYRDYPPHYYAPPPAPPQVVHSVSYHTAHPSSSYGAAYYAPTRPISYAHVVRPGYEVEPPPYMYDTESYAPSYTSSYAPSYASSYASSYASSYAPSQPSDSFELFSDENPNACSLM